In Treponema sp. OMZ 798, the following proteins share a genomic window:
- a CDS encoding type II toxin-antitoxin system death-on-curing family toxin produces the protein MIFFTQHQVKEIHRSLINATGGIDGIRDEGLLDSALHSPFQTFNRKELYVDIIDKAAQLCYALIQNHPFIDGNKRIGVHVMLIFLELNNKKMIYTQKDLVDLGLGIASGEITRNKIKQWILSHTENEEEKE, from the coding sequence GTGATTTTCTTTACACAACATCAGGTCAAAGAAATACACCGTAGCCTTATCAATGCAACCGGCGGAATAGACGGCATAAGAGATGAGGGTCTTCTCGATTCAGCATTACATTCCCCATTCCAAACATTCAATAGAAAAGAACTCTATGTCGACATTATTGACAAAGCAGCCCAGCTTTGCTATGCACTCATTCAAAATCATCCGTTTATTGACGGTAATAAAAGAATAGGGGTTCATGTAATGCTTATATTTCTTGAACTCAATAATAAAAAAATGATATATACTCAAAAGGACTTAGTAGATTTAGGCTTAGGAATTGCATCAGGTGAGATAACCCGCAATAAAATAAAACAATGGATTTTATCACATACTGAAAACGAAGAAGAAAAGGAATAG
- a CDS encoding very short patch repair endonuclease has translation MDKFSQKKRSEIMSKISGKETKPEILVRKYLFAKGFRYRKNVKTLPGKPDIVLPKYKTVIFVNGCFWHGHKNCKKAALPTTNFNFWKEKIDKNIIRDRKNISDLKKMGYNVIVVWQCTLTIKRRDETLEKITGALLSSISTIG, from the coding sequence ATGGATAAATTTTCTCAAAAAAAACGAAGTGAAATTATGTCTAAAATTTCAGGAAAAGAAACAAAACCTGAAATTTTAGTACGTAAATATCTTTTTGCAAAAGGATTCAGATATCGTAAAAATGTCAAAACTTTACCCGGCAAACCTGATATAGTGTTACCCAAGTATAAAACCGTTATTTTTGTCAACGGTTGTTTTTGGCACGGTCATAAAAACTGTAAAAAAGCCGCTCTACCTACAACCAATTTTAATTTCTGGAAAGAAAAAATAGATAAAAACATTATTAGAGATAGGAAAAATATAAGTGATTTAAAAAAAATGGGGTATAATGTGATAGTAGTTTGGCAATGTACTTTAACAATAAAAAGAAGAGATGAAACATTAGAAAAAATAACGGGAGCTTTATTATCATCCATTTCCACTATCGGTTAG
- a CDS encoding RtcB family protein yields MQIIEGTYNKASVMIDSIDSETEKQIKTFLNHKAFEGTNIAIMPDCHAGKGAVIGFTMNIDKYIIPNIVGVDIGCGILSARLNIKNPDLAELDNFIKKNIPHGKSVHRCMKIDNKEFEEEIIEESKKVNMDEDRALKSIGTLGGGNHFIELGRDSQGRLWLTVHSGSRNLGLQIAVFYQKKAQQLLDEQKLLTPEDKNLEYLFTTSDEGKAYLRATYFAQKYAKENRKKMIELISQFLSAEIEETVESVHNFIGEDGIIRKGATSAGLNERLIIPFNMRDGFAFCVGKGNDNYNQSAPHGAGRIMSRSKAFSELSLNAFQKEMKSAGIFTTTATKNTLDEAPSAYKNKEIILKHIKPTADVKDFVKPIYNFKAPN; encoded by the coding sequence ATGCAAATAATTGAAGGAACATACAACAAAGCTAGTGTAATGATCGATTCAATCGATTCTGAAACCGAAAAACAAATAAAAACCTTTCTCAATCATAAGGCATTTGAAGGCACAAACATAGCAATAATGCCGGACTGCCATGCAGGCAAGGGAGCCGTTATCGGTTTTACGATGAATATAGATAAATACATAATCCCAAACATTGTGGGTGTAGATATCGGCTGCGGAATTCTTTCCGCCCGGCTCAATATAAAAAATCCGGATCTTGCAGAGCTGGATAACTTTATCAAAAAAAACATTCCCCATGGAAAAAGCGTCCATCGCTGCATGAAAATAGACAATAAAGAATTTGAAGAAGAAATTATAGAAGAATCAAAAAAGGTTAATATGGATGAGGACAGGGCCTTAAAAAGTATAGGTACCTTAGGAGGCGGAAACCATTTTATAGAGCTTGGAAGAGACTCTCAAGGAAGATTATGGCTGACTGTTCATTCAGGAAGCAGAAATCTAGGTCTTCAAATTGCCGTTTTTTATCAAAAAAAAGCACAGCAGCTTTTAGATGAACAGAAACTTCTCACCCCTGAAGATAAAAACTTAGAATACCTATTTACAACAAGTGATGAAGGAAAAGCTTATCTAAGGGCAACCTATTTTGCTCAAAAATATGCAAAAGAAAACCGAAAAAAAATGATAGAACTAATCTCGCAATTTTTAAGTGCAGAAATTGAAGAAACGGTAGAATCAGTTCATAATTTTATAGGTGAAGACGGCATTATTCGAAAGGGGGCGACTTCAGCAGGATTAAATGAAAGACTTATTATTCCCTTTAATATGCGTGACGGATTTGCATTTTGTGTAGGAAAAGGAAATGATAACTACAACCAATCGGCTCCTCATGGGGCAGGAAGAATTATGTCCCGCTCCAAGGCATTTAGTGAGCTTTCACTAAATGCCTTTCAAAAAGAAATGAAAAGTGCCGGAATATTTACTACAACTGCAACAAAAAATACATTGGATGAGGCTCCCTCTGCTTATAAAAATAAGGAAATAATTTTAAAACACATTAAGCCGACTGCCGATGTAAAAGATTTTGTAAAACCGATATATAACTTCAAAGCACCTAATTAG
- a CDS encoding alpha/beta fold hydrolase translates to MTIHEFGRKNTEKILLIHPSCVRWDYFEKVITLLEDRYHLIVPALPGYDFDRGSDFTSVEQIASELNEWMMEQKIEGLYAVYGCSMGGSIALLTTLEKRTRIDHCIMDGGITPYELPWLLTRFIALRDYLMVMIGRIGGVKLLSRVFSTDEYSEEDIKYAAEVLRHSSRKTLWRSFDSCNNYKMPFPIPVLSTKIHYWYAETEEKARSWDIRYMKKYFPQTDFKILPKLGHGGLVLLKPELFKEMIVGM, encoded by the coding sequence ATGACAATTCATGAATTCGGACGTAAAAATACTGAAAAGATACTTTTGATTCATCCTTCTTGTGTAAGATGGGATTATTTTGAGAAAGTGATTACCTTGCTTGAAGACCGATATCACTTAATTGTTCCTGCCTTGCCCGGCTATGATTTTGATCGAGGAAGTGATTTTACAAGCGTTGAACAAATTGCTTCGGAATTGAATGAATGGATGATGGAACAAAAAATCGAAGGCCTTTATGCAGTCTACGGCTGCTCTATGGGAGGTTCAATAGCCTTACTGACAACGCTGGAGAAAAGAACACGAATAGATCACTGCATAATGGACGGCGGAATTACTCCATATGAACTGCCTTGGCTCCTGACACGTTTTATTGCCTTGCGCGATTATCTTATGGTGATGATAGGAAGGATAGGCGGTGTAAAATTATTGTCAAGAGTTTTTTCTACGGATGAGTATAGCGAAGAAGACATCAAATACGCAGCTGAAGTTTTGCGGCACAGCAGCCGGAAGACTCTGTGGAGGAGTTTTGATTCCTGCAATAATTATAAGATGCCTTTTCCTATTCCCGTCCTTTCCACAAAAATTCATTATTGGTATGCCGAGACTGAAGAAAAAGCTCGCTCTTGGGATATCCGCTATATGAAAAAATATTTCCCCCAAACAGATTTTAAGATTCTGCCTAAGCTCGGGCATGGCGGGCTTGTTTTGCTTAAACCTGAGCTTTTTAAAGAGATGATTGTGGGGATGTGA
- a CDS encoding DNA cytosine methyltransferase codes for MIFTAIDIFSGVGGLTEGLRQAGFKTKYAFEIDEVASRSYSMNHKGVEVITKDIRKVDIDEIKAALQDEKIHLLAGCPPCQGFSAIRRLNKPNPVADDRNDLIDEYVRFIKELNPFTFMMENVPGLALSSNFEQAVKELKNIGYILDYKTVNVKDYEVPQNRKRLVMVGSRLGPIEIAKPSNKKVTVKETIGSLPHPKESSDKLHKIYPKHTKRIQDLIQDIPHDGGSRKDLGESRQLECHKKANVGFNDVYGRLRWDDYSTTITGGCLNPSKGRFLHPEQDRCISAREAALLQSFPKNYKFPTDVPISKIALMIGNALPPQFCKIQAINIKKHLKKYLIN; via the coding sequence GTGATTTTTACGGCAATAGATATCTTTTCCGGGGTCGGGGGATTAACTGAAGGCCTTCGACAAGCGGGCTTCAAAACAAAGTATGCATTTGAAATTGATGAAGTTGCTTCTCGCTCTTATTCCATGAATCATAAAGGAGTAGAAGTAATAACAAAAGATATTCGCAAAGTTGATATAGATGAAATCAAGGCAGCTTTACAGGATGAAAAAATTCACTTATTAGCCGGATGCCCGCCATGTCAAGGTTTCAGTGCCATACGTAGACTTAATAAACCCAACCCCGTTGCAGATGATAGAAACGATCTTATCGATGAATATGTTCGTTTCATAAAAGAATTAAATCCATTTACCTTTATGATGGAAAACGTTCCCGGTCTGGCATTATCATCAAATTTTGAACAAGCCGTAAAAGAATTAAAAAATATAGGATATATTTTAGATTATAAAACGGTTAATGTTAAAGATTATGAGGTTCCTCAAAATAGAAAGCGATTGGTAATGGTAGGTTCAAGATTGGGACCTATAGAAATAGCAAAACCGTCCAATAAAAAAGTAACGGTAAAAGAAACAATAGGCAGTTTACCACATCCGAAAGAATCATCCGACAAATTGCATAAAATATATCCTAAACATACAAAACGGATTCAAGATTTAATCCAAGATATTCCTCATGACGGAGGCAGCAGAAAAGATTTGGGAGAAAGTAGGCAATTGGAATGCCATAAAAAAGCAAATGTAGGTTTTAATGACGTTTACGGTAGATTGCGGTGGGACGATTATTCGACAACCATCACAGGAGGATGTTTAAATCCTTCAAAGGGGCGATTTTTACACCCCGAACAAGATCGTTGTATTTCCGCACGTGAAGCGGCATTATTACAATCATTTCCTAAGAACTATAAATTTCCTACTGATGTACCTATTTCAAAAATAGCATTGATGATAGGAAACGCTTTACCACCGCAATTCTGTAAGATACAAGCAATAAATATAAAAAAACATTTGAAGAAGTATTTAATCAATTGA
- a CDS encoding sensor histidine kinase: MKKRNCLVLTQYREGDEYNDFIGKFYHFPSNNKKNYLSSFQNLPIEFIYYEPYKKGEGVFYGYGKIHKPSFDDKRDKDFSFIEISEYKSFAKPVSYKNALGEVIEQKYNPETYNSNNAVRKISPEFLDNVCMDGQLLVNFSADAHLIKVLGEQLIGSEKVGILELVKNSIDANASYCRIRFEKIPNLKPVDSNEYKYNDFEGPVIVIEDDGDGMDKDIIENGWLRPASTIKTEVKEKLRKEREKAEKSGKLASYNTIVEQIKKENGGRIPLGEKGVGRFATHRLGRRLLIETKPKNIDFENILSIDWDDFDSKDGIPKDLNRIPVKLTRRHISQENDKLKSWTKIIIFGGKEGFELTEDKIRDINKSVLRLNTPNPNPEKMKPPFYASVECPQINDLDQEEVYKKFDPIFSLDIFVNKNGIADNYTLKFNPPTGIPLSKETWSDEKYDLKVPAHDYWMTKENVFRTPKCGAFYMHLDVWYREKPWIDGIDAKEMKDYLAEYGGISIYRDNVIIFPAESGTKNDWLNLSQRQIKQAFRISYYHMIGNIEIEQSENFELIDKTNREGMLENTAYLDLSKLIETVIQNIVEIRYISVRNTYNELTKGLIRDPQKLKTVTADSAELIKSIHDNYEILNDPWSILERFGNTVAERKEGLVNLESSIKNLKKSIEVIENIQEKITEQAGFGIAVAVSLHELTKIASNFYNGISYLINTGNADKMKLETLKDASNSLKSELKRLSPLRTIRNENRREFYLSQSIKYALEIYAAALKKAKVQVIVDFDNDFQVYARYSTFNQIMINLIDNSIYWMMSKDIKKRKIKIQLNKKYRTLIFADSGIGIDDSIRPYLFEPGYSLKIPPSGLGLYICKSYMAAMNGKIYETGIRERIPDMQGAQITIDFERVPETKENAK, from the coding sequence ATGAAAAAAAGGAATTGTTTGGTTTTAACACAATATAGAGAAGGCGACGAATACAATGATTTTATTGGGAAATTCTATCATTTTCCTTCAAATAACAAGAAAAATTATTTGTCGTCATTTCAAAATTTACCTATAGAATTTATTTATTACGAACCGTACAAAAAAGGAGAAGGAGTATTTTACGGTTACGGTAAAATACATAAACCGTCATTTGATGATAAAAGAGACAAAGATTTCTCATTTATAGAAATTTCCGAGTACAAATCTTTTGCAAAACCTGTAAGTTATAAAAATGCCTTAGGAGAAGTCATAGAACAAAAGTATAATCCGGAAACATATAACTCTAACAACGCCGTTAGAAAAATCTCTCCGGAGTTTTTGGATAACGTATGCATGGACGGTCAGCTGTTAGTGAATTTTAGTGCGGATGCTCACCTGATTAAAGTATTGGGGGAGCAACTTATAGGCTCTGAAAAAGTAGGTATATTAGAACTTGTAAAAAACTCTATAGACGCAAATGCATCGTATTGTAGAATAAGATTTGAAAAAATACCCAACTTGAAACCGGTGGATTCAAATGAATATAAATATAATGATTTTGAAGGTCCTGTTATCGTTATTGAAGATGACGGTGACGGTATGGATAAAGATATTATTGAAAACGGGTGGTTAAGACCTGCTTCTACCATAAAAACGGAAGTCAAAGAAAAACTTAGAAAAGAGCGTGAAAAAGCCGAAAAATCGGGAAAACTCGCTTCATACAATACAATTGTAGAGCAGATAAAAAAAGAAAACGGAGGAAGAATTCCATTAGGAGAAAAAGGTGTAGGTAGGTTTGCAACACATAGATTAGGACGAAGATTATTGATAGAAACTAAACCTAAAAATATCGACTTTGAGAATATTTTGTCCATTGATTGGGATGATTTTGATTCTAAGGATGGAATACCTAAAGATTTAAACAGGATACCGGTAAAACTTACACGACGACATATCTCTCAAGAAAATGATAAACTAAAATCATGGACAAAGATTATTATATTCGGAGGTAAAGAAGGATTTGAATTAACGGAAGATAAAATACGCGATATAAATAAATCCGTTTTGAGATTAAATACCCCAAACCCTAATCCTGAGAAAATGAAACCGCCGTTTTATGCATCAGTAGAGTGTCCGCAAATCAATGATTTGGATCAAGAAGAAGTATATAAAAAATTCGATCCCATTTTCAGTTTGGATATATTTGTTAATAAAAACGGTATCGCCGACAACTACACATTAAAATTTAATCCGCCTACCGGCATACCTCTATCAAAAGAAACATGGAGCGATGAAAAATATGATCTTAAAGTACCGGCACATGACTATTGGATGACGAAAGAAAATGTATTCCGCACACCTAAATGCGGTGCATTTTATATGCATTTGGATGTTTGGTACAGAGAAAAACCGTGGATAGACGGCATAGATGCAAAAGAAATGAAAGACTATCTGGCAGAATATGGAGGCATATCAATTTATCGTGATAATGTAATCATTTTTCCAGCCGAATCCGGAACAAAAAACGATTGGCTGAATTTGTCGCAAAGACAAATAAAGCAAGCTTTTAGAATTTCATATTATCATATGATCGGCAATATAGAAATAGAACAATCGGAAAATTTTGAGTTGATTGATAAAACAAATAGAGAAGGAATGCTTGAAAACACAGCTTATCTGGATTTATCCAAATTGATTGAAACCGTTATTCAAAATATAGTGGAAATACGATATATATCGGTACGAAATACATACAATGAATTAACTAAAGGGCTTATACGTGATCCTCAAAAACTGAAAACCGTTACCGCCGATAGTGCCGAACTCATAAAAAGCATTCATGATAATTATGAAATTTTAAACGATCCATGGAGTATACTTGAACGCTTCGGTAATACCGTTGCGGAGCGTAAAGAAGGTCTTGTAAACCTTGAATCTTCAATAAAAAATTTAAAAAAGAGTATTGAAGTGATAGAAAATATTCAAGAAAAAATAACCGAACAAGCAGGATTCGGAATAGCGGTGGCGGTTTCTCTGCATGAATTAACCAAGATAGCAAGTAACTTTTACAACGGTATATCATACTTAATAAATACCGGTAATGCGGATAAAATGAAACTTGAAACTTTGAAGGATGCTTCAAATTCTTTAAAATCCGAATTAAAACGTTTAAGCCCTTTAAGGACTATAAGAAATGAAAACAGAAGAGAATTCTATCTATCTCAATCAATAAAATATGCCTTAGAAATATATGCTGCGGCTCTAAAAAAAGCGAAAGTACAAGTTATTGTCGATTTTGACAACGATTTTCAAGTATATGCACGATACTCCACATTTAACCAAATTATGATAAATCTTATAGACAACAGTATCTATTGGATGATGTCAAAAGATATAAAAAAACGCAAAATAAAAATACAGCTGAACAAGAAATATAGAACACTTATCTTTGCCGATTCTGGAATCGGAATCGATGATTCAATACGCCCTTATTTATTTGAACCCGGTTATAGTTTAAAAATTCCACCGAGCGGATTGGGTTTATATATATGTAAATCATATATGGCTGCCATGAACGGAAAAATATACGAAACCGGAATACGTGAAAGAATACCTGATATGCAAGGAGCGCAAATAACTATAGATTTTGAAAGAGTTCCGGAAACAAAGGAGAATGCCAAATGA